In a genomic window of Anoxybacter fermentans:
- the ytvI gene encoding sporulation integral membrane protein YtvI: MRFELKTLLIPIGIILGFFLLKFTIGYLLPFILAILVALLIEPAVQFFQKRTHLSRGVAVFLVLLLILIIFAIFVVAGVSRIYVELEKLSKNLPSYQSLWEKYQWIKNHNEELGRKMERWELSPAQQEAVNRILQDLYSAVTNNLKNFISELLGLLTTLPNIITLFIISFIATFFISRDRQMIAGAFWNIFPKELQNKMQYVKNEITGAVIGFIRAELILISITTIIAIIGLEILSSDYALIIGFASGVLDLIPVVGPSLIFIPWAIYSMVSGDFAYGLGLLIVYGVMAVVREIAEARIIGKSIGIHPLAILFAIYVGVKAFGVSGFFIGPAVVVTLNALTKAGIINIFAAKRE, from the coding sequence ATGAGGTTTGAACTAAAAACTTTGTTAATTCCTATAGGTATTATTTTAGGATTTTTTCTTTTAAAATTTACTATTGGGTATCTTTTACCATTTATATTGGCAATATTGGTAGCTTTGTTGATAGAACCGGCAGTTCAATTTTTCCAGAAACGTACCCATCTTTCCAGAGGAGTTGCTGTGTTTCTGGTGCTCCTTTTGATTTTAATAATATTTGCTATTTTTGTTGTTGCAGGAGTATCGCGAATTTATGTGGAACTTGAAAAACTTTCAAAAAACCTACCAAGTTACCAGTCTCTTTGGGAAAAATATCAATGGATTAAAAACCATAATGAAGAACTTGGGAGAAAGATGGAACGCTGGGAGCTGTCGCCAGCACAACAGGAAGCAGTCAACCGAATTTTGCAGGATTTATATTCAGCAGTGACGAATAACTTAAAAAATTTTATTAGTGAATTGTTAGGTTTATTGACTACATTACCCAATATCATAACCCTGTTTATTATTAGTTTTATCGCTACGTTTTTCATAAGCCGGGATCGGCAGATGATCGCAGGAGCATTCTGGAATATTTTCCCTAAAGAATTACAAAATAAGATGCAGTATGTCAAAAATGAGATAACTGGTGCAGTTATTGGTTTTATCAGGGCAGAGTTAATTTTAATTTCAATTACAACTATCATTGCAATTATAGGGTTAGAGATTTTAAGCAGCGATTATGCTTTGATTATTGGGTTTGCTTCGGGAGTTCTGGATTTAATTCCTGTGGTTGGTCCAAGTTTGATCTTTATTCCCTGGGCCATTTATTCTATGGTATCAGGGGATTTTGCCTATGGATTAGGGTTATTGATTGTTTATGGGGTTATGGCAGTGGTACGTGAGATAGCAGAAGCAAGGATTATCGGGAAAAGTATAGGAATTCATCCCCTTGCTATATTATTTGCTATATATGTAGGTGTTAAAGCCTTTGGTGTCAGTGGATTTTTTATAGGCCCTGCAGTGGTAGTTACATTGAATGCTCTGACAAAAGCAGGTATTATCAATATTTTTGCAGCAAAAAGGGAGTGA
- a CDS encoding 1-deoxy-D-xylulose-5-phosphate reductoisomerase, with protein MKKIAILGSTGSIGTQTLEVVDQGGFEVIALSANSSVIKLATQALKYRPKMVVLMNSAFLDELEYRLKGTDIKVLAGMEGLIEAVTDPDVELIVNALVGAVGIRPTLEGIRAGKQIALANKETLVAAGELVMQEAQRYGIDILPIDSEHNAIFQALAGEDRSKISRLILTASGGPFRNYSREELKKVTPAQALKHPNWDMGGKITIDSATLMNKGLEVIEAHWLFGIDYDRIDVVVHPQSIVHSLVEFVDSSILAELGLPDMRVPIQYALTYPERRKNFLERLDLVKVGELTFEKPKRDLFPCLELAYQAGRRGGTLPAVMNAANEVAVAKFLNEEISFLEIPELIRRVMEKHQVIDSPDLNQILAADQWARAEIERMVEDVDF; from the coding sequence GTGAAAAAGATAGCCATTCTGGGTTCGACAGGTTCTATCGGTACCCAGACCTTAGAAGTGGTGGACCAGGGTGGATTTGAAGTGATTGCTCTCTCTGCCAATTCCAGTGTAATAAAGCTGGCTACTCAAGCCCTTAAATATCGGCCCAAAATGGTTGTTTTAATGAATTCTGCTTTTTTAGATGAGTTAGAATATAGGTTAAAAGGGACAGATATTAAAGTGTTAGCCGGAATGGAGGGGCTAATTGAAGCTGTAACTGATCCAGATGTGGAGCTTATAGTCAATGCTTTGGTTGGAGCAGTAGGTATCCGCCCAACTTTAGAAGGAATCAGAGCCGGAAAGCAGATTGCTCTGGCTAATAAAGAGACTCTGGTTGCTGCAGGGGAACTGGTTATGCAAGAAGCCCAGCGATATGGAATAGATATTTTACCCATTGATAGTGAGCATAATGCTATTTTCCAGGCTTTAGCGGGTGAAGATAGGAGCAAGATTAGCCGTCTTATATTAACAGCTTCTGGTGGTCCGTTCCGCAATTATAGTAGAGAAGAATTAAAAAAGGTAACACCAGCTCAGGCTTTAAAACATCCTAATTGGGATATGGGTGGAAAAATTACCATTGATTCAGCCACTTTAATGAACAAAGGGTTAGAAGTGATTGAAGCCCACTGGCTTTTTGGAATTGACTATGATAGAATCGATGTAGTTGTTCATCCTCAGAGCATTGTTCATTCTTTGGTGGAGTTTGTGGATTCTTCTATCTTGGCTGAGTTGGGGTTACCTGATATGCGTGTTCCGATTCAGTATGCCTTAACGTATCCTGAACGTCGGAAAAATTTTCTTGAAAGATTGGATTTAGTTAAAGTGGGAGAATTGACTTTTGAAAAACCTAAACGCGATCTATTTCCATGTCTAGAACTAGCCTATCAGGCAGGAAGACGTGGAGGTACCCTGCCGGCAGTGATGAATGCTGCTAATGAAGTGGCAGTGGCAAAATTTTTGAATGAAGAGATTTCATTTCTTGAGATACCCGAATTGATCAGACGGGTTATGGAAAAACATCAGGTAATTGATTCACCAGATTTAAATCAAATTCTGGCTGCCGATCAGTGGGCCAGAGCGGAAATTGAGAGGATGGTGGAAGATGTTGACTTTTAG
- the rseP gene encoding RIP metalloprotease RseP produces MLTFSLLLGATTLSKTLVTFVVVLGVLVFVHEFGHYIVAKWVGVRVEEFALGFGPKLFGYKKGETIYSLRIFPLGGFCKLTGEFPHAEEELEGEELDSYREAIQQGRALYQKSVFQRFWVIFTGPLMNFLLAVVLFTIIFMAIGVPYAGSDKPVIGNLIPNQPADQAGLKVGDLILSINGQPVKEWDDISRIINETETEYITLEIKRKEVIKKLKVKPVVEEETGRRVIGIFPQIIYRKVGIGTAIWDALRQTWFMIKGIVIGFWQMLTFRMRPDVAGPVLIAKMVGEAAEVGWVYLLRLTAIISINLGIINLIPFPALDGGRILFLGIELVRGKAVDPEKEGFVHFIGFIILMALIAIILYRDIVRIF; encoded by the coding sequence ATGTTGACTTTTAGTCTTTTACTGGGAGCAACAACTCTTTCCAAAACTCTTGTCACCTTTGTAGTGGTACTTGGAGTTTTGGTCTTTGTTCATGAATTTGGTCACTATATTGTGGCAAAATGGGTAGGGGTTAGAGTTGAAGAATTTGCCCTGGGGTTTGGGCCAAAACTTTTTGGTTATAAAAAAGGGGAAACCATTTATTCACTCAGAATTTTTCCACTAGGAGGATTCTGTAAATTGACTGGCGAATTTCCTCATGCTGAGGAAGAACTTGAGGGAGAAGAGCTGGATTCTTATAGGGAAGCTATTCAACAAGGACGTGCTTTATATCAAAAATCTGTTTTTCAGAGATTTTGGGTTATCTTCACAGGGCCATTGATGAATTTTCTTTTAGCGGTAGTTTTGTTTACAATTATTTTTATGGCAATAGGAGTACCTTATGCTGGCTCTGATAAACCGGTGATTGGTAATCTGATACCAAATCAGCCAGCAGATCAGGCCGGGCTTAAAGTAGGTGATTTAATTCTTTCTATTAATGGTCAACCTGTGAAGGAATGGGATGATATTTCTCGAATTATTAATGAGACTGAGACTGAGTATATTACTCTTGAAATCAAAAGGAAAGAGGTAATAAAAAAATTAAAGGTTAAACCCGTAGTTGAAGAAGAAACCGGACGGAGGGTAATTGGTATTTTTCCGCAAATTATATATAGGAAAGTTGGAATTGGAACTGCTATCTGGGATGCTTTAAGACAGACCTGGTTTATGATTAAAGGGATTGTAATTGGCTTTTGGCAGATGCTTACCTTTAGAATGAGGCCTGATGTAGCAGGACCTGTTTTGATTGCGAAAATGGTAGGTGAAGCTGCGGAAGTTGGTTGGGTTTATCTATTGCGTTTAACAGCTATAATTAGTATAAATCTGGGAATTATTAATCTTATTCCCTTTCCTGCTTTGGATGGAGGTCGTATCCTTTTTTTAGGTATTGAATTGGTTCGGGGTAAAGCCGTTGATCCTGAAAAAGAAGGTTTTGTCCATTTTATTGGATTTATCATTTTGATGGCTTTGATAGCAATAATCCTGTATAGAGACATTGTAAGAATATTCTAA
- the ispG gene encoding flavodoxin-dependent (E)-4-hydroxy-3-methylbut-2-enyl-diphosphate synthase: MEIYRPKRRHTRTVYIGQVPVGGGHPVSVQSMTNTDTRDIEATVAQIKRLEEAGCEIIRVAVPDTEAAKKLGKIKKRIGLPLVADIHFDYRLALIAMDEGVDGLRINPGNIGDRCRVEEVVKKAVDYKIPIRIGVNAGSLKKELLEKYGGATPEAMVESAAHHVKILEELGFYDIIISLKASDVMRTVRAYQLASERFPYPLHLGVTEAGSPGAGTVKSAIGIGGLLLQGIGDTIRVSLTGDPVEEVKVGWQILKSLNLRQRGVEIISCPTCGRCEINLEDILRQVEERTIAIKKPLKIAVMGCVVNGPGEAREADLGIAGGRGMGLIFKNGQVVKKVSEDRLVEEFLKELDQMENIVDGGNER, encoded by the coding sequence ATGGAAATTTATCGTCCCAAAAGGCGTCACACCCGCACTGTATATATTGGACAGGTCCCTGTAGGCGGTGGACATCCCGTTTCAGTTCAGTCCATGACCAATACCGATACCCGTGATATAGAAGCTACTGTAGCCCAGATAAAAAGGTTAGAAGAAGCCGGTTGTGAGATTATCCGGGTTGCAGTACCTGATACCGAGGCTGCAAAAAAATTAGGTAAGATTAAAAAACGGATAGGACTTCCTCTTGTTGCTGATATTCATTTTGATTATCGGCTGGCTTTAATAGCAATGGATGAAGGAGTTGACGGTTTAAGGATAAACCCCGGGAATATAGGGGACAGATGCCGGGTTGAAGAAGTAGTTAAAAAAGCGGTTGATTATAAAATCCCCATCAGAATTGGTGTCAATGCCGGTTCATTGAAAAAAGAGTTATTGGAGAAATATGGTGGGGCAACTCCAGAAGCTATGGTTGAGAGCGCTGCTCATCATGTAAAAATTCTTGAAGAATTAGGTTTTTATGATATTATAATATCTTTGAAAGCTTCGGATGTGATGCGCACTGTCCGGGCTTATCAATTGGCTTCTGAACGTTTCCCCTATCCCCTACATTTGGGGGTAACTGAGGCAGGTAGTCCCGGTGCGGGAACAGTTAAATCCGCTATAGGAATTGGCGGTTTACTTCTACAAGGGATTGGTGATACCATCCGTGTCTCTTTGACTGGTGATCCGGTGGAAGAGGTGAAAGTAGGATGGCAAATCTTGAAATCCCTTAACCTACGCCAGCGGGGAGTGGAAATTATCTCCTGTCCTACCTGTGGACGGTGTGAAATAAATCTTGAAGATATTCTTCGTCAAGTTGAAGAGCGGACTATAGCCATAAAAAAACCGTTAAAGATCGCGGTCATGGGATGTGTTGTAAATGGGCCAGGTGAGGCTAGAGAAGCCGATCTGGGTATTGCTGGAGGCCGCGGTATGGGATTGATCTTTAAAAATGGTCAGGTGGTTAAAAAAGTTTCAGAAGATAGGTTGGTTGAGGAGTTTTTAAAAGAATTAGATCAGATGGAAAATATAGTGGATGGAGGTAATGAGAGATGA
- a CDS encoding proline--tRNA ligase — MRMSQFYLPTLKETPAEAEIVSHQLMLRAGLIRKLASGIYSYLPLGVRVLQKIENIIREEMVRAGAQEVFLPLLHPAELWKESGRWYDMGPEMMRVKDRKDHDFCIGPTHEEVITDLVRNEVRSYKQLPLNLFQIQTKVRDEIRPRFGVMRSREFIMKDGYSFDLDEKGLDETYQKMFEAYTRIFERIGLEFRAVEADTGAIGGKSSHEFMVLAESGEDAIAYCEDCEYAANLELAQSEISIKEEYEELKDLEKISTPNIKSIKDLEKFFDLDGCKMIKTLLYVAGDTMVAALVRGCDELNEVKLRNHLGVANIRMATDEEIIEKTGAPAGFVGPVGLKNIRIIADPLVMRIKNGVTGANEADYHYRNVNPGRDFTVAEEDVVDLRTVQEGEACVHCGKPLRIARGIEVGHIFKLGTKYSEAMGATILDENGKERPMIMGCYGIGVTRIIGAAIEQNHDENGIIWPMPIAPFHVIILPIGKDDQIMEVAEDIYEKLIAQGIEAVLDDRKERPGVKFNDADLIGIPIRVTIGNRGLKENVVEVKYRDTGEEVKVEVDKIVEFIVDEVRSRLS; from the coding sequence ATGAGAATGTCACAATTTTATTTGCCTACCTTAAAAGAAACTCCTGCTGAAGCAGAGATTGTTAGTCATCAGTTGATGCTTCGGGCAGGACTGATTCGTAAACTGGCTTCAGGTATTTATTCTTATCTTCCTTTAGGAGTGCGGGTTTTACAAAAGATTGAAAATATTATTAGAGAAGAAATGGTACGTGCTGGTGCTCAGGAAGTTTTTCTTCCATTACTTCACCCTGCAGAACTCTGGAAGGAGAGTGGGCGCTGGTACGATATGGGGCCAGAGATGATGCGGGTTAAGGATAGAAAAGATCACGATTTCTGTATTGGCCCGACCCATGAGGAAGTTATCACAGATCTGGTTAGAAATGAGGTTCGTTCCTATAAACAGCTGCCTTTAAACTTATTCCAGATTCAGACCAAAGTAAGGGATGAGATTCGCCCGAGGTTTGGAGTTATGCGGAGTAGGGAATTTATTATGAAGGATGGTTATAGTTTTGATCTGGATGAGAAGGGATTGGATGAAACTTATCAAAAAATGTTTGAGGCCTATACGAGAATTTTTGAGCGGATTGGTTTAGAGTTCCGTGCTGTAGAAGCTGATACTGGAGCTATAGGAGGTAAATCATCCCATGAGTTTATGGTATTGGCTGAATCTGGGGAAGATGCCATTGCTTATTGTGAAGATTGTGAGTATGCAGCCAATCTGGAATTAGCGCAGAGTGAGATTTCTATAAAGGAAGAATATGAAGAGTTGAAGGATTTAGAAAAGATTTCTACTCCAAATATAAAGAGTATTAAAGATTTAGAAAAGTTTTTTGACCTTGACGGATGTAAGATGATTAAAACCCTGCTTTATGTTGCAGGAGATACTATGGTAGCTGCATTAGTGCGGGGCTGTGATGAATTAAATGAAGTAAAATTACGTAATCATCTCGGGGTGGCCAATATTCGGATGGCAACTGATGAAGAGATTATAGAAAAAACAGGTGCACCAGCTGGTTTTGTTGGTCCTGTTGGCTTAAAAAATATAAGAATTATCGCTGATCCATTGGTGATGAGGATTAAGAATGGTGTAACAGGAGCTAATGAAGCAGATTACCACTATCGCAATGTCAATCCAGGGCGAGATTTTACCGTTGCTGAAGAAGATGTGGTTGATTTGAGAACTGTTCAAGAAGGTGAAGCATGTGTTCACTGCGGTAAACCCCTTCGTATTGCCCGAGGAATTGAGGTAGGGCATATCTTCAAGCTTGGAACTAAGTACAGTGAGGCAATGGGAGCAACAATTCTTGATGAAAACGGAAAAGAAAGACCTATGATTATGGGTTGTTATGGTATTGGAGTTACGAGAATAATTGGTGCTGCAATTGAGCAAAATCATGATGAGAATGGAATTATATGGCCTATGCCGATTGCTCCTTTCCATGTAATCATTCTGCCTATTGGAAAAGATGATCAGATAATGGAAGTAGCAGAAGATATTTATGAAAAACTTATTGCACAGGGTATTGAAGCTGTATTGGATGACCGTAAAGAAAGGCCGGGTGTGAAATTTAATGATGCTGATTTAATTGGTATTCCTATCCGTGTAACCATTGGTAATCGAGGATTGAAGGAAAATGTGGTAGAGGTTAAGTACCGTGATACCGGTGAGGAGGTCAAAGTTGAAGTTGATAAGATTGTTGAGTTTATAGTGGATGAGGTGCGGAGCCGGTTATCTTAA
- a CDS encoding glycosyltransferase family 2 protein: MKVSAVIPAYNEEKTIGNVLSVVIDCPEIEEVIVVNDGSTDKTSDVVRQFPVQLIELEENRGKGAAMKVGVDRATGDVIIFLDADLIGLTVKHLQKMLAPVLNGETDMVIGIFEHGRFATDLAQKVSPFLSGQRVVKRSVIDGLGNMEMTRFGVEIALTRYALAHNIPCKEVYLENMSHLMKEEKLGLVRGFLHRLKMYWEIIKMLPRRKSSIR, encoded by the coding sequence ATGAAGGTTTCAGCGGTAATTCCGGCCTATAATGAAGAGAAGACCATCGGTAATGTATTATCTGTTGTTATAGACTGCCCTGAGATTGAAGAAGTGATAGTGGTCAATGATGGTTCAACAGATAAAACATCAGATGTAGTTCGTCAATTCCCTGTTCAATTGATTGAGTTAGAAGAGAATAGGGGTAAGGGTGCAGCAATGAAGGTGGGAGTAGATAGGGCAACAGGAGATGTAATTATTTTTCTGGATGCTGACCTTATTGGCTTGACTGTCAAACATTTGCAGAAAATGCTGGCCCCGGTGTTGAATGGTGAGACAGATATGGTTATTGGAATTTTTGAACATGGACGCTTTGCAACTGATTTGGCTCAAAAGGTATCTCCTTTCTTATCTGGCCAGCGGGTAGTCAAACGTTCAGTTATCGATGGTTTAGGTAATATGGAAATGACCCGTTTTGGAGTTGAAATTGCTCTGACCCGATATGCCCTGGCCCATAATATTCCCTGTAAAGAAGTTTATCTGGAAAATATGAGTCATTTAATGAAAGAAGAAAAATTGGGATTGGTACGCGGCTTTTTACATCGTCTGAAGATGTATTGGGAGATTATAAAAATGCTTCCCAGAAGAAAATCCTCAATTAGATAA